Proteins encoded within one genomic window of Elusimicrobiota bacterium:
- a CDS encoding ThiF family adenylyltransferase yields the protein MTTPTEPRATRWEGACTPQGDDSKNPKTFNYDAAFSRNLGLVQPEEQLRLKGSVVAVAGLGGVGGVHVTTLARLGISRFHLADFDRFEVHNFNRQAGAVVDSLGREKVEVTAEQALGINPSAEIKKFPQGVAKDNVESFLDGVDVVVDGLDFFALEAREILYDAAERRKIPLVTAGPMGMSVAWLVFEPGKMSWRKYFCFDLAKSPLDKIILFALGLTPRATQLKYLDRRYVDLEKHRGPSLSLAVQLCAGVAAGEVLKLILKRGRSAPAPAYHQFDVYLGRYVKGRLRWGNRGWLQRLRFGVARRWLSR from the coding sequence ATGACAACCCCCACGGAACCTAGAGCGACCCGTTGGGAAGGGGCGTGCACGCCCCAGGGAGACGATTCGAAAAACCCGAAAACTTTTAATTACGACGCAGCTTTTAGTCGTAATTTAGGTTTGGTTCAACCGGAAGAACAGCTTCGGCTGAAAGGAAGTGTGGTGGCTGTAGCGGGGCTTGGCGGGGTGGGGGGAGTTCATGTGACGACCCTGGCTCGGTTGGGGATATCCCGGTTTCATCTGGCCGATTTTGATCGTTTCGAAGTTCACAATTTTAACCGCCAAGCGGGGGCGGTGGTGGATAGTCTTGGTCGGGAGAAAGTCGAGGTGACTGCGGAGCAAGCTTTAGGCATCAATCCTTCGGCGGAAATCAAAAAATTCCCACAGGGGGTGGCCAAGGACAATGTGGAATCTTTCCTAGACGGGGTAGATGTGGTGGTGGATGGCCTGGATTTTTTTGCGCTGGAAGCCAGGGAAATTCTGTACGACGCCGCTGAGCGCCGAAAGATTCCCCTCGTGACGGCCGGACCCATGGGGATGAGTGTGGCCTGGCTGGTTTTTGAGCCGGGGAAAATGTCCTGGCGAAAATACTTTTGTTTTGACCTGGCGAAATCCCCTCTAGATAAAATCATCCTTTTCGCACTGGGGCTCACGCCCCGGGCAACACAGTTGAAATATTTAGACCGTCGTTATGTGGACTTAGAGAAGCACCGTGGCCCGTCCCTGTCCCTGGCTGTTCAGTTGTGTGCCGGCGTGGCCGCCGGGGAAGTGTTAAAACTTATTTTGAAGCGAGGCCGCTCGGCTCCTGCCCCAGCGTATCATCAATTCGATGTCTATCTGGGACGCTACGTGAAGGGACGCCTCCGTTGGGGCAATAGGGGCTGGCTGCAACGTCTCCGGTTTGGGGTGGCAAGGCGGTGGTTGTCTCGATAA